The following is a genomic window from Paenibacillus sp. FSL R5-0766.
AAAGCTGTCCGGCATGGATACGCTGAAACAGGTAGAAGCAAATCTTCGTTATATGTTGCAGGATGCCGAGAATCTCTCCATTTTCCTGATTGGAGAACGGGACATCCAGCAGTATCTTAGCCACAATGAAGATCATGAGCTGGACCGGGTGGATATTCTGGGCAGAATGACCAATCTGGCGGCTTCCAAGAAATATATCGCCAACATCGCCATATATCCGGGACGTTTTGATGCCACATTGTCAACCGCTACCTGGTATGAATCCAATGAATCCAACCTTTCGTATCCCTCTGTTCCCAGTGGTGAAGCAGTCAAACAATGGACGGGAGTATACCCAGTTCAGAATTACGCGGGTATTCAAAATGTGATCACATTGGTTCGGCCGATTCGCAGTATCCATGATTATCGACCCATCGGCTGGTTAGCCATTAGTCTGGATGAGAAGGCCATATCCAAGGGATGGGCCGCTCTGGGATTAGGCAGAGGGCAAGGCAGACTGGAACTCATCGGCAGTTCTGGAGAGATTCTGTCTTCGATGGACAAATCCCGGCTTGGGCTTAAGCTGGAAGGTGTCGAACCAGGGATTACAACGTTGATTCAGGATGGCGGTAGCGGAACCACCACGTATGGCAGTGGTGACGATAAACGGACGTTGCTCTATTATCCGGAAGAACTGACGGGGTGGACGTTGGTTGGAACGGTTCCTTATGACCAGTACAAGTCGGAGAATCGGTACATTCTTATTCTAACTGGCTGCGCCGTTGCCATGTCTGCTGTGATCAGTGCTGGATTGGTCTGGTTTACGGTGCGGCGTGTGACGAGGCCGCTTCGTGTACTCACCCGGCATCTGTCTCGAATTGATCCGGAACGCCCGCTTCCTTTGTTTCGATCAGAAAGTGATGACGAGATTGGCAGGCTTGGGGAGAGTTACAATCTGCTCGGTGCACATATTCAGTTATTGAAGGAAGAGGTTATTCGAGGTGAAGCTCGCAAAAAAGAAGCGGATCTTCGGGTGCTTCAGGCGCAGATTAACCCGCACTTTCTGTATAACACACTCTCTTCAATTCATTGGATTGCCTTGATGTCTGAAGAGAAGCGGATCGCGGATATGGTTGAGGGCTTGAGTGACTTTCTACGCATCAGTTTAAACAATGGTCAGGATTATTGCCCTGTGGAACAGGAGATTGCTCATATTCGCCATTATGTGCGTGTGCAGTCGATTCGTTTCCCTGATCAATTTGTGTTGCATTATATCGTAGATCCAGCGCTTGAGAAGCGAGTGATGCTGAAGCTATTGCTGCAACCGCTCGTTGAGAACGCCATGATTCATGGCATTCAGCCCAAAGCAGGCGTAGGCACCATCACCATAATGATTCGTAAGGACCCGGATAATGAACAGATGAATGTGCTCGTGCTGGATGATGGTGTTGGCATGGAGCCGGACAGACTGGAGCAATTAAGGATAAGTATTAGGGAATGGAAGGGAAAACAGCCGGAAAAACAGCTAAACCAAGGCGGTTATGGGCTCTGCAATGTAAATGAGAGACTGCTGCTCCATTATGGAGCGGATGCACAGCTTGAAGTAGACAGCAGGGTTGGGGGAGGTACCCGGATTTCGTTTTCCATTCCAATCTTGGAGGGTTCGCCATGAGACTATTAATTGTTGATGATGAAGTGATTATCCGTACAGGGCTTGCCAGCGTTATCGCTTGGCATGACCTCGGAATTGAACTTCTTCAACCTGCTGCCTCGGCAGAGGAGGCGTTAACACGCTTGGCTGAGGAACGTCCACATATCCTGATGACGGATATTCGGATGACAGGCAGATCGGGACTGGAACTGGCAGAAGAGGGTCTGCGATTGTTACCTGAGCTGGAGGTCATTATTTTGTCTGGATACGATGACTTTTCTTATGCCCAACAAGCGATTCGCCAAGGTGTTACAGATTATCTGCTCAAAACAAGTAAGCCGGAGGAGATTATCAAGACCGTATTACAGGCCAAACAGCGAATCACGGAACGTTGGGCAGAGAAGTCCAGAGAGGGCCAACTTATGCGGGAGAATCGGGAGCGGTTATTTGCTGGATGGATCATTGATGGTGACACCGCTTCGGGTCATTTTCCTTCATTCTTGCGAACTGATGCTGGAAAAGAGGCAGGGGTTGTTGGCCTTGATGATGAACAGATTCTCAGACAAGTCATTATTCTTCGAGCGGAGGGTTGGGATCGATCCTCGGATGCGCTATTACGATTTGCGGTGCAGAATACTCTGGAGGATATGTTACCTGGTGCCATTGCTCATGTAGAGAAACAGCAAATTATTTGTGTAGTTTCATGGCCGCCTGTGGAACATGAAACTACGTTCAGGCTGGAGAGTGCATTACGTCGGGTGGAGCAATTACTGAAGTGCACCCTGCGCGCAGCCGTAGGTCTGCCTGTGCGTGGATATGCAGATCTGCACGAAAGCTACAGAACTGCTTCAGCTGCATTCCGATATCGGGGTTTGATGAATTACAAAGTATGGCATTATGAGCACGTTCAGGATCGCCAAGGCGGTAAAACTGTACTTACGCACGAAGAGGAGACCAGACTTGGTACAATATTGCTGGATAATGATTCAGTCACGTTAACGACATGGACGCGGGAACTTGTGGCTAATCTTGTTACGGAACCGGAGGTCACACCAGAATCGTTCAGTGCTTGTTTGCACTCAGCCGTCATTGCAGGTCATCGCTGGCTAACTCGCACAATGCGAGCCACAGGGCATGAAGAACCCGCAAGGCTCGAGCCCTGGTTGCCGGAACCGGATGCTGAAGCTGGTGACCTCGGGGATATGCTGTTCCATCATCTGTATGGTCTGATGCATGTCTATCATAGCCGAATGGGTCAGGGACAGGCTGCCCATGTGCAGAGGGCTATCGGTTATATTGAATCTTCATTGGCGCAGGATATTAATCTGCAGCAGGTAGCTGGACATGTTCATTTGCATCCGGGTCACCTCAGTGAACTGTTTAAAAAAGAAATGGGTGTGACCTTCGGAGATTTTGTCACCGATATGCGTATACGAAGAGCGATGGATATGCTCGCGGTGTCTCCAGCTAAGGTTAGTGAAGTCGCTGCCATCAGCGGCTACGAGGACGTGAAATATTTTAGCAGACTGTTCAAAAAACATACCGGCAAAACCCCGAGTGAATATCGCGAGGAGGCAATGTCGTTTAAGCCTTCGGGAAGTTAGAAATGAGGAGATTGGGAAACATGTCTTGCATTTCTGCAAACGTTTTCGATATGGTATTACTCAGAGATATTGGAGAGTGAGGGCATACTGATGAAGACCCATAGTTCAAGTCAGGATTTATCGGGACAATGGAAGATACAGCATTTTGAAGTTGGAGAGAAGCGGGCAATGGATGTGGCAGCTGCTACACTGGATGACCGTTTCTGGATTGGGGCTGAAGTGCCTGGCGATGTACACGCTGCACTGGTTGAACGCAGTATCATTGATCCGCCCTATTACGGACATAATGATGCCAAAAGTCGCTGGATTGAGCAAAAGGAATGGTGGTACCGCACAACCTTCAATCTGGTGAAAGATGCAGAGACCGAGGAGCACTTTGAATTGGTGTTCGAAGGATTGGATACGTTTGCAACGGTATATGTCAATGGCCATGAAGTTGGGAAAACGGCCAATATGCTTATGTCACATACGTTTAATGTAACGTCTCTGGTACGCAGCGGCTGGAATGCGATTGCTGTCAAGTTTGATCCGCTTCACCTGCATCACCGGGACAAAGAAACCTTCGACTGGTCCTCGTATACGAAGGAACGACCGTGGTTGCGCAAAGCAGCGATGAACTTTGGCTGGGACTGGGGTCCGCGTATGGTTACGGTGGGGATCTGGGGTGCTGTACGGCTGGAAAAACGAACAATCGCCAAGCTGGAAAGTGTGTATGCCCGAACGGAATCAGTCAGTATAGAGCTTGCTGTATTACATGTCACGGCGGATGTGAAGTCGGTCTTGTCTTACCGTAGCAGACAGAAACGTGAGCAGGCTGTGGTTGCGACCTGTAATATTCGTCTGCTGGATCGCAGCGGAAACGATGTGGCAGGTGCCACTGAATTACCTGTAGAAGGTGGTAAGGCAGATATCACATTAAACGTTACGTCACCTCAGTTATGGTGGACTCATGATCTGGGTGAGCCGTATCTGTATACGCTGGAGGTTACATTATACGCCGATGGCGTTGAGGTGGATCGTTATAACGAGCCTTATGGGTTACGAACAATTGAGCTCGCTCTTCACAATGAACAGGGTGAGGATGCATTTACTTTTATTCTGAACGGAGTCAAAGTATACGCCAAGGGTGCCAACTGGATTCCGGCTGATCATCTGATTGGTGCCATCCCAACCTCCCGGTATCGTGAGCTTGTGGAGCTGTCGGTGGAAGGTCATATGAACATGCTGCGTGTCTGGGCTGGTGGTATATATGAGAAGGATGTCTTCTACGATGAGTGTGATCGGCAAGGGGTGCTGGTGTGGCAGGATTTTGCATTCGCGAACGCGTTGTTCCCGGATTTCAATCGTGATTTCATGGATAATGTGCGGCAAGAGGTAGAAAACAATGTCTTGCGCCTGCGTAACCGTGCTTCGCTTGCCATCTGGTGTGGGAATAATGAGATTGACTGGCTCTATGATATGAAGTCGGCGAGTGGAGATATTACCAGCCCGTTCTACGGTGAACTTATCTATCATGAGCTGATCCCTGAAGTGCTGGAGCGATTGGATCTGTCTCGTCCATACTGGCCTTCTTCGCCGTTCGGGGACAGCAACGGTCAGGATGCGAATGACCCGGATGTGGGGGATCGTCACAACTGGCAGGTATGGCATGGTTCGGTCTATCCAAGGAAGCATGGAGAGCCGCCGCTGCTGGACTACAGTATTGAAGGTGTAACGTTCAAAAATTACAAAAACGATCATGCGTTGTTCAGCAGTGAATTTGGTATGCATGCCTCGGCCAACCGTTACACGCTGGAGAAAAATATGCCTGCAGGGCAGTTTTACTGGGGGAGTCCGGAGATGGCCTATCGTAACAAGGATACCAATCACCAGAAAGGCATTTTGCTAATGGAGGGTTATACAGGGATTCCGCAAAATATAGAGGAATACATGAACTATTCCATGCTGACTCAAGCAGAAGGATTGCGCTATGGAATTGAACATTTCCGACGTATTAATCACCGTAACAGCGGTGCGCTTGTGTGGCAATTGAATGACAGTTGGCCAGGGACAAGCTGGTCCATGATTGATTATGAACTGCTGCCGAAGGCATCCTTTTATTATGGGAAAATATTCTTTCATCCTGTCCTGTTGTCACTGGAGCATGAGCCGGGGGAGCCGCTTGCGTTGTGGGTTGTGAACGATACACGTGACGTCTTGAAGGGGGAGCTTCGACTCAATGTCTATGCATTGAATGGAGAGAAGATCTACTCCAGCTCACATGCTGTTGAGGTAACATCCCAATCCTCACGGTGTATTGCTGAATCAACTGAAGTAGAGGTATTACAGGGTAGACGCGCGGAGGAAGTAATGGTTGAGTTGGTATCCGAAGGATTTGCGGCACCGAGTAATCGTTACTTCTTGCGCGATCCTAAGGATGTGACGTTGCCAGAGTCGCAATTGAGCGTACATGTGAACGAGGAGGAGCAGTCTGTTACGGTTACGGCCAGTGGTGCGATTGCACGATTGGTGAAGCTGGAGCTTCCCCTTGGGCGTGTCCGATTCAGTGACAATTATTTCGATCTGCTCCCCGGTGAGAGCCGAACAGTGAGACTACTTCACCCAGAGCAAACGTCTCTGCCACTGACAGAACTTCGAGTTAGTGCCATGAACGGCAGAGAAGGATAAAATAATAATCACAGACTTCGAATCTTATTCGAGGTTCAAGGTGGTAATCCTGATCAGGGATGCCACCTTTTTTACTTTTTGCAGCAGGGTGAGTTCCTGTCGTTGTGTCAGATGGTTTTGTCCTTATTCCACAAGCGAAACTTCCAATCGGGTTCCCATCTTGGCACATTCGGGTTAGAATGATAAAGAAATCGTTTTCAAAGGAGGTGGATTCATGTCATTTGTCTTTTACCCGGAGATGGTTATATTCATTCTGATGTTGATCCTGCTGATTATTGGTATCGTAT
Proteins encoded in this region:
- a CDS encoding helix-turn-helix domain-containing protein; protein product: MRLLIVDDEVIIRTGLASVIAWHDLGIELLQPAASAEEALTRLAEERPHILMTDIRMTGRSGLELAEEGLRLLPELEVIILSGYDDFSYAQQAIRQGVTDYLLKTSKPEEIIKTVLQAKQRITERWAEKSREGQLMRENRERLFAGWIIDGDTASGHFPSFLRTDAGKEAGVVGLDDEQILRQVIILRAEGWDRSSDALLRFAVQNTLEDMLPGAIAHVEKQQIICVVSWPPVEHETTFRLESALRRVEQLLKCTLRAAVGLPVRGYADLHESYRTASAAFRYRGLMNYKVWHYEHVQDRQGGKTVLTHEEETRLGTILLDNDSVTLTTWTRELVANLVTEPEVTPESFSACLHSAVIAGHRWLTRTMRATGHEEPARLEPWLPEPDAEAGDLGDMLFHHLYGLMHVYHSRMGQGQAAHVQRAIGYIESSLAQDINLQQVAGHVHLHPGHLSELFKKEMGVTFGDFVTDMRIRRAMDMLAVSPAKVSEVAAISGYEDVKYFSRLFKKHTGKTPSEYREEAMSFKPSGS
- a CDS encoding sensor histidine kinase, which encodes MARWLTSSLQRKLSVVVTASMIVPLLALGLFAFLISSSITEQKTKLSGMDTLKQVEANLRYMLQDAENLSIFLIGERDIQQYLSHNEDHELDRVDILGRMTNLAASKKYIANIAIYPGRFDATLSTATWYESNESNLSYPSVPSGEAVKQWTGVYPVQNYAGIQNVITLVRPIRSIHDYRPIGWLAISLDEKAISKGWAALGLGRGQGRLELIGSSGEILSSMDKSRLGLKLEGVEPGITTLIQDGGSGTTTYGSGDDKRTLLYYPEELTGWTLVGTVPYDQYKSENRYILILTGCAVAMSAVISAGLVWFTVRRVTRPLRVLTRHLSRIDPERPLPLFRSESDDEIGRLGESYNLLGAHIQLLKEEVIRGEARKKEADLRVLQAQINPHFLYNTLSSIHWIALMSEEKRIADMVEGLSDFLRISLNNGQDYCPVEQEIAHIRHYVRVQSIRFPDQFVLHYIVDPALEKRVMLKLLLQPLVENAMIHGIQPKAGVGTITIMIRKDPDNEQMNVLVLDDGVGMEPDRLEQLRISIREWKGKQPEKQLNQGGYGLCNVNERLLLHYGADAQLEVDSRVGGGTRISFSIPILEGSP
- a CDS encoding glycoside hydrolase family 2 protein yields the protein MKTHSSSQDLSGQWKIQHFEVGEKRAMDVAAATLDDRFWIGAEVPGDVHAALVERSIIDPPYYGHNDAKSRWIEQKEWWYRTTFNLVKDAETEEHFELVFEGLDTFATVYVNGHEVGKTANMLMSHTFNVTSLVRSGWNAIAVKFDPLHLHHRDKETFDWSSYTKERPWLRKAAMNFGWDWGPRMVTVGIWGAVRLEKRTIAKLESVYARTESVSIELAVLHVTADVKSVLSYRSRQKREQAVVATCNIRLLDRSGNDVAGATELPVEGGKADITLNVTSPQLWWTHDLGEPYLYTLEVTLYADGVEVDRYNEPYGLRTIELALHNEQGEDAFTFILNGVKVYAKGANWIPADHLIGAIPTSRYRELVELSVEGHMNMLRVWAGGIYEKDVFYDECDRQGVLVWQDFAFANALFPDFNRDFMDNVRQEVENNVLRLRNRASLAIWCGNNEIDWLYDMKSASGDITSPFYGELIYHELIPEVLERLDLSRPYWPSSPFGDSNGQDANDPDVGDRHNWQVWHGSVYPRKHGEPPLLDYSIEGVTFKNYKNDHALFSSEFGMHASANRYTLEKNMPAGQFYWGSPEMAYRNKDTNHQKGILLMEGYTGIPQNIEEYMNYSMLTQAEGLRYGIEHFRRINHRNSGALVWQLNDSWPGTSWSMIDYELLPKASFYYGKIFFHPVLLSLEHEPGEPLALWVVNDTRDVLKGELRLNVYALNGEKIYSSSHAVEVTSQSSRCIAESTEVEVLQGRRAEEVMVELVSEGFAAPSNRYFLRDPKDVTLPESQLSVHVNEEEQSVTVTASGAIARLVKLELPLGRVRFSDNYFDLLPGESRTVRLLHPEQTSLPLTELRVSAMNGREG